The following proteins are encoded in a genomic region of Galbibacter sp. BG1:
- a CDS encoding LolA family protein: protein MKNILVLFAIILSSFTATAQSDAKAKALLDEVYNKVKGYDNIFIEFKYALDNSAENIHQETKGDVTIQGDKYVFNYLGATKIFDGSKTYTVIPENEEVVIESNEDNAEEGTITPSKMLTFYKKGYNYKWDVLQNVKGRNIQYVELTPIDSNSEIKQILLGIDAQTKHIYNLIEVGANGTKTTITVNSFKTNEPISKSLFTFNKAKYEDLGYYIIKN from the coding sequence ATGAAAAACATATTAGTACTATTCGCCATAATTTTATCATCTTTTACGGCAACAGCGCAAAGCGATGCAAAAGCAAAAGCCCTGTTGGATGAAGTGTATAATAAAGTAAAAGGTTACGACAATATCTTTATTGAATTTAAATATGCGCTCGACAATTCCGCCGAGAACATTCACCAGGAAACGAAAGGAGATGTTACCATCCAAGGGGATAAATATGTATTTAATTACTTAGGGGCTACCAAGATTTTCGACGGCAGTAAAACATATACCGTAATTCCTGAAAATGAAGAAGTGGTTATAGAAAGTAATGAAGACAATGCCGAGGAAGGGACCATTACTCCTTCAAAAATGCTTACTTTTTATAAAAAAGGCTACAATTATAAATGGGACGTTTTACAAAACGTGAAAGGTAGAAATATTCAATATGTAGAATTAACTCCCATTGACAGCAATTCAGAAATAAAACAAATATTGTTGGGAATAGATGCACAAACCAAGCACATTTATAATTTAATTGAAGTGGGCGCAAATGGTACAAAAACCACCATAACCGTTAATTCTTTTAAAACGAACGAACCCATTTCTAAGTCGCTATTTACCTTTAATAAAGCTAAATACGAAGATTTAGGTTATTACATCATTAAAAATTAA
- a CDS encoding diacylglycerol kinase family protein, producing the protein MNFLKNRFFSIGYALKGVYLLLKTEASIQIQIAIAVAVTIAGFYYHLSPTEWILQILTIALVMSIEGVNTAVEKIADFVHPAHHSKIGFIKDISAGAVCIAAIAAIIVGCIIYIPKIF; encoded by the coding sequence ATGAATTTCCTTAAAAATAGATTTTTCAGTATTGGGTATGCTCTTAAGGGGGTATACCTTTTATTGAAAACCGAAGCAAGCATACAAATACAAATAGCCATTGCCGTAGCGGTAACGATAGCTGGTTTTTATTACCACCTCTCCCCTACAGAATGGATATTGCAAATACTTACCATCGCTCTAGTTATGAGCATTGAAGGTGTAAATACTGCTGTGGAAAAGATCGCAGATTTTGTCCACCCAGCACATCACAGCAAAATTGGTTTTATAAAAGATATTTCTGCAGGGGCGGTATGTATTGCAGCCATTGCAGCGATTATAGTTGGTTGTATTATCTACATTCCTAAAATATTTTGA
- the tpx gene encoding thiol peroxidase translates to MATVTLKGNNVHTSGELPQTGTKAPDFSLVKTDLSTASLADFKGTRVVLNIFPSVDTGTCAASVRKFNEEVSSLENTKVLCISRDLPFAMARFCGAEGLENVVSLSDFRNHSFGEKYGLDFTDGPLEGLLSRVVIVLDEEGKVIHTEQVAEIVDEPNYKEALKALKA, encoded by the coding sequence ATGGCAACAGTTACATTAAAAGGAAATAACGTACATACATCGGGAGAGCTTCCACAAACAGGAACAAAAGCTCCAGATTTTTCATTGGTTAAAACTGATTTATCTACTGCATCCTTAGCAGATTTTAAAGGGACAAGAGTAGTTTTAAATATTTTCCCAAGTGTAGACACCGGTACCTGTGCGGCCAGCGTGCGCAAATTCAATGAAGAAGTATCGTCTTTAGAAAACACCAAAGTTCTTTGTATTTCTAGGGATTTACCATTTGCAATGGCAAGATTTTGCGGAGCAGAAGGCTTGGAAAACGTAGTATCATTATCAGATTTTAGGAACCATAGTTTTGGTGAAAAATATGGACTGGACTTTACAGATGGACCGCTGGAAGGATTGCTCAGCAGGGTGGTAATTGTTTTAGATGAAGAAGGAAAAGTTATCCACACCGAACAAGTGGCTGAAATTGTAGACGAACCAAACTACAAAGAAGCCCTAAAGGCCTTAAAAGCTTAA
- a CDS encoding DUF6952 family protein, translating to MKLPVIKQLSSFIEANDEDYVVEAIETLEAITEVPSLKDEELDVIGELISNMYGALEVNKMIKEDGMSQKEAVNAFMKRVLGSIDK from the coding sequence ATGAAGCTTCCAGTAATTAAACAACTTTCGAGCTTTATTGAAGCGAATGATGAGGATTACGTTGTAGAGGCCATCGAAACATTGGAAGCCATTACAGAAGTTCCTTCTTTAAAAGACGAGGAATTGGATGTTATTGGTGAATTAATTTCCAATATGTACGGTGCCTTGGAAGTCAATAAAATGATTAAAGAAGACGGTATGAGCCAAAAAGAAGCAGTAAATGCTTTTATGAAACGGGTACTAGGTTCTATAGATAAATAG
- a CDS encoding DNA translocase FtsK, translating into MPKKKTKTSKKTSTKKIPSFKISNQQKIIFGSLLMLISIACFVAFISFFSTWQEDQSLLKEFGNRQAEAKNWLNKFGASVSHIFIYKGFGIAAFIFPILLFQTGFYLFLNYSLKELANRWFWGIIVSVWLAIFFGFFSESAPLLGGVVGFEMNDFLRAYIGKIGLALLLLFIFITYAVIRLGVTPQKIGSLFHTTQEEFKAAFKTNKSKAEKEEPQEESGSEITTKKETAETANIHDSNVDTTSDVDIENSFEVKIAEDEEEKQPISTIKRETIADENSELQMEVETVEEEKEETDNLSEKLVKDFGEFDPKLALSNYKFPTLELLNDYGAGSITINQEELEENKNKIVDTLKNYKIEISQIKATIGPTVTLYEIVPAAGVRISKIKNLEDDIALSLAALGIRIIAPIPGKGTIGIEVPNKNATIVSMRSVIASKKFQAAEMELPIAFGKNISNETFVVDLAKMPHLLMAGATGQGKSVGLNAILTSLLYKKHPAEVKFVLVDPKKVELTLFNKIERHFLAKLPDSEEAIITDNTKVINTLNSLCIEMDNRYELLKNALVRNIKEYNTKFKARKLNPNDGHQFLPYIVLVIDEFADLIMTAGKEVETPIARLAQLARAIGIHLIIATQRPSVNVITGIIKANFPARVAFRVTSKIDSRTILDSPGADQLIGRGDMLYTQGNDLTRLQCAFVDTPEVEKITDYIGGQRAYPDAHLLPEYVGEDSGTGVDIDISERDALFREAAEVIVIAQQGSASLLQRKLKLGYNRAGRIIDQLEAAGIVGPFEGSKARQVLVTDMAALDQLLSNE; encoded by the coding sequence ATGCCCAAAAAAAAGACGAAAACAAGTAAAAAAACTTCCACTAAAAAAATTCCATCTTTTAAGATTTCCAATCAACAAAAAATAATTTTTGGAAGTTTGTTAATGCTGATCAGCATTGCTTGTTTTGTAGCTTTTATCTCATTCTTCTCCACTTGGCAAGAAGATCAAAGTTTATTAAAGGAATTTGGAAACCGCCAGGCAGAAGCCAAAAATTGGCTCAATAAATTTGGCGCTTCCGTGAGTCACATTTTTATTTATAAAGGATTTGGAATTGCAGCATTCATATTTCCAATTCTTCTTTTTCAAACTGGATTCTATCTTTTTCTAAATTACAGTTTAAAAGAACTGGCCAATAGGTGGTTTTGGGGGATTATAGTAAGTGTATGGCTAGCCATTTTCTTCGGATTCTTTTCAGAGAGCGCCCCTTTGCTCGGTGGTGTGGTAGGTTTCGAAATGAATGATTTCTTACGTGCTTATATTGGTAAAATCGGACTGGCATTGTTGCTTTTATTCATTTTCATCACTTATGCCGTGATACGGCTGGGAGTTACACCACAAAAAATCGGATCTTTATTCCATACCACCCAAGAAGAGTTTAAAGCGGCTTTTAAAACCAATAAATCGAAAGCAGAAAAAGAAGAACCACAGGAAGAAAGCGGATCTGAAATTACCACAAAAAAGGAAACTGCAGAAACAGCAAATATTCACGATTCTAATGTTGACACCACTTCGGATGTTGATATTGAAAACTCTTTTGAAGTTAAAATAGCAGAAGACGAAGAAGAAAAACAACCCATTAGCACTATAAAGCGGGAAACCATTGCAGATGAAAATAGTGAGCTTCAAATGGAAGTGGAAACTGTGGAAGAAGAAAAAGAGGAAACTGATAACCTTTCAGAAAAACTTGTAAAAGATTTTGGGGAATTCGATCCTAAGCTAGCACTGAGCAATTATAAATTTCCAACATTGGAACTTTTAAACGATTACGGCGCGGGCAGTATTACCATAAACCAAGAGGAGCTCGAAGAAAATAAAAATAAAATTGTAGATACCCTTAAAAACTACAAAATAGAGATTTCCCAAATTAAGGCTACCATTGGTCCAACAGTTACTCTTTACGAAATTGTACCTGCTGCCGGGGTTAGAATCTCAAAAATCAAAAACCTAGAAGATGATATTGCTTTATCCCTTGCGGCATTGGGGATTAGGATTATTGCACCTATTCCCGGAAAAGGAACTATTGGTATAGAAGTACCTAATAAAAATGCAACAATTGTTTCCATGCGTTCCGTAATTGCTTCAAAGAAATTTCAAGCTGCAGAAATGGAGTTACCAATTGCCTTTGGTAAAAATATTAGTAATGAAACTTTTGTGGTAGATCTTGCTAAAATGCCCCACTTGTTAATGGCGGGTGCCACTGGGCAAGGTAAATCAGTAGGGCTTAATGCTATTCTAACCTCATTATTATACAAAAAGCATCCTGCTGAGGTTAAATTTGTATTGGTGGACCCTAAAAAAGTGGAGCTTACCCTATTCAATAAAATTGAACGTCATTTTTTAGCAAAATTACCCGATAGCGAAGAGGCGATTATCACAGATAATACCAAGGTTATAAATACATTAAATTCCCTTTGTATAGAAATGGACAACCGCTACGAGCTGCTTAAAAACGCTCTGGTTCGTAACATTAAAGAGTACAATACAAAGTTTAAAGCTAGAAAATTAAATCCGAATGACGGACACCAATTCCTCCCATACATTGTATTGGTGATAGACGAATTTGCCGATTTAATAATGACGGCTGGAAAGGAAGTGGAAACACCTATTGCCAGATTGGCACAGTTGGCCCGGGCAATTGGAATTCATTTAATTATCGCCACCCAGAGGCCGTCTGTAAATGTAATTACGGGTATTATTAAAGCCAATTTCCCAGCAAGGGTAGCCTTTAGGGTAACTTCTAAAATAGACTCTAGAACCATTTTAGATTCTCCCGGTGCCGATCAATTAATTGGCCGTGGGGATATGCTTTATACACAAGGAAACGATCTTACAAGACTTCAATGTGCCTTTGTGGATACTCCGGAAGTGGAAAAAATAACCGATTACATTGGCGGACAAAGAGCCTATCCGGATGCACATTTACTGCCAGAATACGTCGGGGAAGACTCTGGCACAGGTGTTGATATAGATATATCGGAAAGAGACGCCTTATTTAGGGAAGCTGCCGAAGTAATTGTTATAGCGCAGCAAGGTTCTGCATCCCTACTTCAGCGTAAGCTAAAACTGGGATATAATCGGGCAGGAAGAATAATAGATCAATTAGAAGCAGCCGGTATTGTTGGTCCGTTTGAAGGAAGTAAAGCAAGACAGGTTTTAGTTACAGATATGGCTGCTTTGGATCAGTTATTGAGTAATGAATAA
- a CDS encoding peroxiredoxin, whose amino-acid sequence MALVGKKFPNIAVDAMNEMGDTFKVNVLEEAVKNKKKVILFWYPKDFTFVCPTELHAFQSALAEFEKRNTLVIGASCDTPEVHFAWLNTAKDNGGIEGVTYPLLADSNRNLANMLRILDLSSETYNEETDSYVYEGDNVTFRATFLIDEDGKVFHESVNDMPVGRNVNEYLRLIDAYAHVQKNGEVCPANWEEGKEAMNADRKGVAAYLSSN is encoded by the coding sequence ATGGCATTAGTAGGAAAAAAATTTCCAAATATAGCAGTAGACGCTATGAATGAAATGGGAGATACATTTAAAGTAAATGTGTTGGAAGAAGCAGTAAAGAATAAGAAAAAAGTCATTCTTTTCTGGTACCCAAAAGATTTTACATTCGTATGTCCAACTGAATTGCATGCATTCCAATCTGCTTTGGCAGAATTTGAAAAAAGAAACACTTTAGTGATCGGTGCTTCTTGCGATACTCCTGAAGTTCACTTTGCATGGTTAAATACTGCAAAAGACAATGGTGGTATCGAAGGTGTTACTTATCCGCTTTTGGCAGATAGCAATAGAAATTTGGCCAATATGCTACGTATTTTAGATCTTTCTTCTGAAACATACAATGAGGAAACAGATTCTTATGTTTACGAAGGGGATAACGTAACTTTTAGAGCTACTTTCCTTATCGATGAAGATGGTAAAGTATTTCACGAAAGTGTAAACGATATGCCAGTGGGTAGAAATGTAAATGAGTATTTACGTTTAATTGATGCATATGCTCACGTACAGAAAAATGGTGAGGTTTGTCCTGCAAATTGGGAAGAAGGTAAAGAGGCAATGAATGCCGATAGAAAAGGAGTTGCAGCATACTTAAGCTCAAACTAA
- a CDS encoding thioredoxin family protein yields MLVELEKDNLAELVAENDTVFVQYSAGWCGNCRIMKPKFKKFSQEADNATFVIVDAEKYPESRKLAQVDNLPTFAAFKNGEVINQIQTNKTDVLKSFIDEASSN; encoded by the coding sequence ATGTTAGTAGAATTAGAAAAAGATAATTTAGCTGAATTGGTTGCAGAAAATGACACTGTCTTTGTACAGTATTCTGCCGGATGGTGCGGTAATTGCCGCATTATGAAGCCAAAATTCAAGAAGTTTTCTCAGGAAGCAGATAATGCAACTTTTGTTATTGTGGATGCCGAGAAATATCCTGAATCAAGAAAGCTGGCTCAAGTAGACAATTTGCCTACATTCGCAGCTTTTAAAAATGGCGAGGTTATCAACCAAATTCAGACGAATAAAACAGACGTTTTAAAATCTTTTATTGATGAAGCTTCCAGTAATTAA
- a CDS encoding LptF/LptG family permease produces the protein MKILDRYILSRFLYNFISSFVILMFIFIFQAIWFFIDEFAGKDIDLVIVGKFLFYYSPNLIPNVLPLTVLLASIMTFGALAENYEFAAMKASGISLYRAMRGLIIFITFLSIGTFFFANNVIPAAEYKSYNLRRNIAQMKPAMAISEGAFSTVGEDFSMKVDKKHGEDDRLLDNVIIHQLTDGGINDKVIKSVDGELVSNENSNILQLVLKDGNFYQDLKAESRDKRDNYPFAKAYFDTYTIFMDLSNLNNVDLEEEKVKNTFKMLNVSELDYAIDSLKKDNEKIFTNFGENVYKRTGAASLKLRENTKRPKKTSSNKKQKPEKSKEEIKSLIKTNIDSIITITEDYRRTQLVDMALNTVKNTKSTLEGKKWDLNRRTKLYNHHILSKHQKYALAFACFILFFVGAPLGAIIRKGGLGLPMVLAIGLFLTYHFIGIFTKNYAEDGSLPPVIGAWISTAIMLPLGIFLTRRATADKAVFDIGNSLAKIKGVFSFLKKKKSDAPK, from the coding sequence TTGAAGATTTTAGATAGATATATCCTTTCAAGGTTTTTGTATAACTTCATCAGTTCCTTTGTGATCTTGATGTTCATCTTTATTTTTCAGGCAATTTGGTTTTTTATAGACGAATTTGCCGGGAAAGATATCGATTTGGTTATTGTTGGGAAGTTTCTTTTTTACTACTCCCCTAACCTTATCCCCAATGTTCTGCCATTAACGGTTTTATTGGCTTCTATAATGACTTTTGGGGCGTTGGCAGAAAATTACGAGTTTGCCGCCATGAAAGCTTCGGGAATATCGCTTTACCGTGCCATGAGAGGCCTTATCATATTTATTACCTTTTTAAGTATCGGAACATTTTTCTTTGCCAATAATGTAATTCCGGCTGCGGAATACAAATCGTACAACCTGCGTAGGAATATTGCACAAATGAAGCCTGCAATGGCTATTTCTGAAGGTGCCTTTAGTACAGTAGGTGAAGATTTTAGTATGAAGGTTGACAAAAAACATGGTGAAGACGACCGATTGTTGGATAATGTCATAATCCATCAACTTACCGATGGAGGAATCAACGATAAAGTCATAAAATCGGTAGACGGTGAACTGGTGAGCAACGAAAACTCCAATATTCTTCAATTGGTTTTAAAGGACGGGAATTTCTATCAAGATCTAAAAGCAGAAAGCCGTGATAAAAGGGACAACTATCCTTTTGCAAAAGCTTATTTCGATACATATACCATATTTATGGATTTAAGCAATCTTAACAATGTAGACCTAGAAGAAGAAAAGGTTAAAAATACCTTTAAAATGCTTAATGTCTCCGAATTGGATTATGCGATAGATTCTTTAAAAAAGGATAACGAAAAGATTTTTACCAATTTTGGTGAAAACGTTTATAAGAGAACAGGAGCTGCCAGCTTAAAATTACGGGAAAACACGAAGCGACCTAAAAAGACGTCTTCAAATAAAAAGCAAAAACCCGAAAAGAGCAAAGAAGAAATAAAAAGCTTGATAAAAACCAATATCGATAGCATTATTACCATTACAGAGGATTACAGAAGAACCCAATTGGTAGATATGGCACTTAATACGGTAAAAAACACGAAATCTACTTTAGAAGGCAAGAAATGGGATTTAAACCGAAGAACAAAATTGTACAATCACCATATTTTGTCCAAACATCAAAAATATGCCTTGGCTTTTGCTTGTTTTATACTCTTTTTCGTAGGTGCTCCCTTAGGTGCCATTATTAGAAAGGGAGGGCTCGGTTTACCTATGGTATTGGCTATCGGTCTGTTTTTAACCTATCACTTTATTGGGATATTTACAAAAAATTATGCTGAAGACGGGAGCCTTCCCCCAGTAATTGGTGCGTGGATTTCTACCGCTATTATGTTGCCGCTGGGTATTTTTCTAACTCGGCGGGCCACGGCAGATAAAGCTGTTTTCGATATCGGAAATAGTCTTGCCAAGATTAAAGGGGTTTTCAGTTTCTTGAAGAAAAAGAAGTCAGATGCTCCAAAATAA